Proteins co-encoded in one Halorussus vallis genomic window:
- the trpE gene encoding anthranilate synthase component I → MTGSDSHGDADATSAGDATPGRERFVSYCEDDEAVVVRTAVELDVETTPLSAYAALTGRSSPADAAEYAFLLESAEKTASSDPDGAFEPGASGDRHARYSYVGYDPDAVVTADPGDMHVESLGGRNAEYVDAERDGDCLDALRTALPDAERRGFPEMDRQHFEGGLVGFLAYEAVYDLWLDEVGLDHPDSRFPDAQFVLNTKTLAFDHVEETVSLVFTPVVGPDDDPEAVYDRLRTEADRVADLLAAADPPETGGFVRERETAGPRADYEEAVRRAKECVLDGEIYQGVVSRKRELEGDLDPLGLYESLRAVNPSPYMYLLGYDDLTVVGASPETLASVRGREVVSNPIAGTCSRGASPVEDRRLAGEMLADGKERAEHTMLVDLARNDVRQVSESGSVSVEEFMNVLKYSHVQHIESTVTGRLAEGYDAFDATRAAFPAGTLSGAPKIRAMEIIDDLEPSPRGLYGGGVGYYSWTGDADFAIVIRTAVVEHLRRRSDDDSGPTDHVTVQAGAGIVADSDPGAEYEETEKKMGGVLAALEAIEEPPAPEVRR, encoded by the coding sequence ATGACCGGTTCCGATTCCCACGGCGACGCCGACGCGACCTCGGCGGGCGACGCGACGCCGGGTCGCGAGCGCTTCGTCTCGTACTGCGAGGACGACGAGGCGGTCGTCGTCCGAACCGCCGTCGAACTCGACGTCGAGACGACGCCGCTGTCGGCCTACGCGGCGCTCACCGGACGGTCGAGCCCCGCCGACGCCGCCGAGTACGCGTTCCTGCTGGAGAGCGCCGAGAAGACCGCCTCCAGCGACCCCGACGGCGCGTTCGAACCCGGCGCCTCGGGCGACCGCCACGCCCGGTACTCCTACGTCGGCTACGACCCCGACGCCGTCGTCACGGCCGACCCCGGCGACATGCACGTAGAGTCGCTCGGCGGCCGGAACGCCGAGTACGTCGACGCCGAGCGCGACGGCGACTGCCTCGACGCGCTCCGGACTGCACTGCCGGACGCCGAGCGCCGGGGATTCCCCGAGATGGACCGCCAGCACTTCGAGGGCGGCCTGGTGGGCTTTCTGGCCTACGAGGCGGTCTACGACCTCTGGCTCGACGAGGTCGGCCTCGACCACCCCGACTCGCGGTTCCCGGACGCTCAGTTCGTGCTCAACACGAAGACCCTGGCGTTCGACCACGTCGAGGAAACCGTCTCGCTGGTGTTCACGCCGGTCGTCGGCCCGGACGACGACCCCGAAGCGGTGTACGACCGACTCCGCACGGAGGCCGACCGCGTGGCCGACCTGCTCGCCGCCGCCGACCCGCCCGAGACGGGCGGGTTCGTCCGGGAGCGCGAGACGGCCGGGCCGCGAGCAGACTACGAGGAGGCGGTCCGCCGCGCCAAGGAGTGCGTCCTCGACGGCGAAATTTACCAGGGCGTCGTCTCGCGCAAGCGCGAACTCGAGGGCGACCTCGACCCGCTGGGGCTCTACGAGTCGCTCCGGGCGGTCAACCCCTCGCCGTACATGTACCTGCTCGGCTACGACGACCTGACGGTGGTCGGCGCGAGTCCCGAGACGCTCGCGTCGGTCCGGGGCCGGGAAGTCGTCTCGAACCCCATCGCGGGCACCTGCTCGCGCGGGGCAAGTCCGGTCGAGGACCGCCGACTCGCCGGCGAGATGCTCGCCGACGGGAAGGAGCGGGCAGAACACACGATGCTGGTCGACCTCGCCCGCAACGACGTCCGGCAGGTCAGCGAGTCCGGCAGCGTCTCGGTCGAGGAGTTCATGAACGTCCTCAAGTACAGCCACGTCCAGCACATCGAGAGCACCGTGACCGGGCGACTCGCCGAGGGGTACGACGCCTTCGACGCGACCCGAGCGGCGTTCCCCGCCGGCACCCTCTCGGGCGCGCCGAAGATCCGGGCGATGGAGATAATCGACGACCTCGAACCGTCGCCTCGCGGCCTCTACGGCGGCGGAGTTGGCTACTACTCCTGGACCGGCGACGCCGACTTCGCCATCGTCATCCGGACCGCGGTGGTCGAGCACCTGCGCCGGCGCTCGGACGACGACTCGGGACCGACCGACCACGTGACCGTCCAGGCCGGCGCGGGCATCGTCGCCGACAGCGACCCCGGCGCGGAGTACGAGGAAACCGAGAAGAAGATGGGCGGCGTGCTCGCGGCGCTGGAGGCCATCGAGGAACCGCCCGCGCCGGAGGTGAGACGATGA
- a CDS encoding molybdopterin-dependent oxidoreductase, with protein MTRDDGRGRPTVGEGVVALAAGVASVAGSYAAAGFTPAFAAAPVSALVVRLTPGAVVAWSIRVLGDLGHQLSFLLALVLTAGLFGVAALVAVELADRAAVPAAPVAAMAGLAVALALTGAAVPGVVAGVAAGVVVGLARLAGGLSDSWTGESGGAGEDDASSSPARRRVLGAVAAALGIGSLGVVLGRRRAPATEAPSASRDSNAEPGTASPDVAGLLSEAESKSLAVDGLEGLVSGNFYQVDINSVNPVVDPDDWTLALTGAVPEQREFDYDDLTGMAAERRFMTLRCVGEGLNGKKMDTALWTGVPVTDLLEWEELPDQCCVMVRAVDDYFEEFPLAALEDALLAYEMNGDPLPRGHGAPVRLLVPGHWGEINVKWVDKIEVLEQEQKGYWEKRGWHGTGPVNTVAKLHAINRPEAGKVQVGGHAYAGTRGIRKVEVSTDGGDSWTEANLSEPLPGNTAERSSTSGQTQSDNDVWRQWEHTYEASDSHEVVVRATDGTGTLQPKKRRQAFPSGPTGWVSRRVEP; from the coding sequence GTGACCCGCGACGACGGACGCGGCCGGCCGACGGTCGGCGAGGGCGTCGTCGCGCTCGCGGCGGGCGTCGCGTCCGTCGCCGGGTCGTACGCGGCGGCCGGGTTCACCCCGGCGTTCGCCGCCGCGCCGGTCAGCGCCCTCGTCGTCCGACTCACCCCGGGCGCGGTGGTCGCCTGGTCGATTCGCGTACTCGGCGACCTTGGTCACCAGTTGAGCTTCCTGCTGGCGCTCGTGCTCACGGCCGGACTGTTCGGCGTCGCGGCGCTCGTCGCCGTCGAACTGGCCGACCGCGCCGCGGTCCCGGCCGCGCCGGTCGCGGCGATGGCCGGCCTCGCGGTGGCGCTCGCGCTGACCGGCGCGGCCGTCCCCGGCGTCGTCGCCGGGGTGGCCGCGGGCGTCGTCGTCGGACTCGCTCGACTCGCTGGTGGACTAAGCGATAGCTGGACCGGCGAGAGCGGCGGGGCGGGCGAGGACGACGCGTCGTCCTCGCCCGCCAGACGGCGCGTCCTGGGGGCCGTGGCCGCCGCGCTCGGCATCGGCAGCCTCGGCGTCGTCCTCGGTCGCCGGCGCGCCCCGGCCACGGAGGCCCCGAGCGCGAGTCGGGACTCGAACGCCGAACCCGGGACCGCTTCACCCGACGTCGCGGGCCTGCTCTCGGAGGCCGAGTCGAAGTCGCTCGCGGTCGACGGCCTCGAAGGGCTCGTGAGCGGGAACTTCTACCAGGTCGACATTAACAGCGTCAACCCGGTCGTCGACCCCGACGACTGGACGCTCGCGCTGACCGGCGCCGTGCCCGAGCAACGGGAGTTCGACTACGACGACCTCACCGGGATGGCCGCCGAGCGGCGGTTCATGACCCTCCGGTGCGTCGGCGAGGGGCTGAACGGCAAGAAGATGGACACCGCGCTCTGGACCGGCGTGCCCGTGACCGACCTCCTGGAGTGGGAGGAACTCCCCGACCAGTGTTGCGTGATGGTCCGGGCGGTCGACGACTACTTCGAGGAGTTCCCGCTGGCGGCGCTCGAAGACGCCCTGCTGGCCTACGAGATGAACGGCGACCCGCTCCCGCGGGGCCACGGCGCGCCGGTGCGACTGCTGGTGCCGGGCCACTGGGGCGAGATCAACGTCAAGTGGGTCGACAAGATAGAGGTCTTAGAACAGGAGCAGAAGGGCTACTGGGAGAAGCGGGGTTGGCACGGCACCGGCCCGGTCAACACGGTGGCGAAGCTCCACGCCATCAACCGCCCCGAGGCGGGCAAAGTCCAGGTGGGCGGCCACGCCTACGCGGGCACGCGGGGCATCCGGAAGGTGGAAGTCTCGACCGACGGCGGCGACTCGTGGACGGAGGCGAACCTTTCGGAACCGCTTCCGGGCAACACCGCCGAGCGAAGCTCGACGAGCGGCCAGACGCAGTCTGACAACGACGTCTGGCGCCAGTGGGAGCACACCTACGAGGCCAGCGACTCCCACGAGGTCGTAGTCCGGGCCACCGACGGCACTGGGACGCTCCAGCCGAAGAAACGCCGGCAGGCGTTCCCCAGCGGGCCGACCGGCTGGGTCAGTCGGCGCGTCGAGCCGTAG
- the trpG gene encoding anthranilate synthase component II, which produces MTRVLFVDNFDSFTYNLVEYTSEFADTEVLRNTASLADVREADPDAVVVSPGPGHPENDRDVGVTLDVFREVSPDVPTLGVCLGLEAAVYAYGGSVGRAPEPVHGKAFPVDHDGEGVYAGLDQGFRAGRYHSLVATEVPDCFDVTATTEHGDDELVMGVRHREYPIECVQFHPESVLTAVGHDVLENFLDGVA; this is translated from the coding sequence ATGACCCGCGTGCTGTTCGTGGACAACTTCGACTCGTTCACGTACAACTTAGTCGAGTACACCAGCGAGTTCGCCGACACCGAGGTCCTCCGCAACACTGCGAGCCTCGCCGACGTGCGCGAGGCCGACCCGGACGCCGTCGTCGTCTCGCCCGGCCCCGGCCACCCCGAGAACGACCGCGACGTGGGCGTCACCCTCGACGTGTTCCGGGAGGTGAGCCCGGACGTCCCGACGCTCGGGGTCTGTCTCGGCCTGGAGGCCGCCGTCTACGCCTACGGCGGGTCGGTCGGCCGCGCCCCCGAACCGGTCCACGGGAAGGCGTTCCCCGTGGACCACGACGGCGAGGGCGTCTACGCGGGCCTCGACCAGGGGTTCCGGGCCGGGCGCTACCACTCGCTGGTGGCGACGGAGGTCCCCGACTGCTTCGACGTGACCGCGACCACCGAACACGGGGACGACGAACTCGTGATGGGCGTGCGCCACCGCGAGTACCCCATCGAGTGCGTCCAGTTCCACCCCGAGAGCGTCCTGACGGCGGTGGGTCACGACGTGCTCGAAAACTTCCTCGACGGCGTCGCGTAA
- a CDS encoding ArsR/SmtB family transcription factor, protein MDKALWYLLTATRGGENRARIIRALSERPQNANQLAETLDVRYKTVRHHLDMLADHGVVEPGENSYGKLYFLTDQFEQHRDAFEEIMEQIE, encoded by the coding sequence ATGGACAAGGCGCTCTGGTACCTGCTCACGGCGACCCGCGGCGGCGAGAACCGCGCGCGAATCATTCGAGCCCTCTCCGAGCGCCCGCAAAACGCGAATCAACTCGCCGAAACGCTCGACGTCCGGTACAAGACGGTTCGCCACCACCTCGACATGCTCGCCGACCACGGCGTGGTCGAACCGGGCGAGAACTCCTACGGGAAACTCTACTTCCTCACCGACCAGTTCGAACAGCACCGCGACGCCTTCGAGGAAATAATGGAGCAAATAGAATGA
- a CDS encoding adenosylcobalamin-dependent ribonucleoside-diphosphate reductase has product MSGAGELTADDLTLPIKRTEGETLEERLTGNAYHNILPARYLRKNADGNLIEEQEDLFPRVAKNIALAEAVYEADQRDAEITVTPDQLKPDHPRRDELAAEVFGKGTTTDDDAEATLSVYNVNKFSYETVVPELPEDIRSHVEDVREEFEEMMSDLSFMPNSPTLMNAGDELQQLSACFVDSPGDDITDIHQTAKEAAEVFQSGGGMGYAFWKLRPYGDAVGSTGGIASGPITFMRTYDQMCETIAQGGARRGAQMGVMRVSHPDVIQFIHAKNKDVSLAHTLKLNDPDDYTHNSFKEALEEARELIDEEGRVPKHLRNAAEGHLSNFNISVGVTDDFMDALKNGEEFTFTNPRTEEPHVATEHTKEMYEMFGLGDHVEVGEELSIRADLIWDRIIEGAYENGEPGVIYLERVNKEHSFDVEEHPDHRILATNPCGEQPLEEYEACNLGHINLSTLAATDAPDWRVWYDEHGDEYDDFGQAVDAFLSEAMDWGEFDHRIEYGTRFLENVVTMSDFPVEKIEQKVREMRKIGLGIMGLAQLYIQLGVEYGSEAGNEIAGQLMEYINHESKWASHELAEERGSFDDWEDSKYANPTEYREWFEKQTGLNADKWKEGFSVRNHNTTTIAPTGTTSMVGNTTGGCEPIYNVAYYKNVSDDVQGDEMLVEFDDYFLRVLEANDIDVEEVKREAQDQMANNEFDGVEGLETVPDAIGELFVVTADLTGKEHAAVQCACQQGVDSAISKTCNFPNDASKEDMAEVYEYIYDNGGKGVTVYRDGTRSKQVLTTRADNKDFADEGEAAAALVEQIDEVFGGFESFLDNEEVRAAFDAEIESLLAAADGETDLGKKRPRPDVLHGITQRIDTGYGKLYVNINEDDAGRPFELFANIGNSGGFTASFTEALAKTISTALRSGVDPEEIADELQGIRSPKVAWDKGEQINSIPDAIGTAMRRYLDGDVNKAYPQQQNLTEVEEEVGEPATDPNRETDGGSAAADGKEADQQDIIASGESPECPSCGSLSLYYSEGCKTCESCGWSEC; this is encoded by the coding sequence ATGAGCGGCGCGGGCGAACTCACCGCCGACGACCTCACGCTCCCCATCAAGCGCACCGAGGGCGAGACGCTGGAGGAGCGGCTCACCGGCAACGCCTACCACAACATCCTCCCGGCTCGGTACCTCCGGAAGAACGCTGACGGGAATCTCATCGAGGAACAGGAGGACCTGTTCCCGCGGGTCGCGAAGAACATCGCGCTAGCCGAGGCCGTCTACGAGGCCGACCAGCGCGACGCGGAGATCACGGTCACGCCCGACCAGCTCAAGCCCGACCACCCCCGGCGAGACGAACTCGCCGCCGAAGTGTTCGGCAAGGGGACCACCACCGACGACGACGCCGAGGCGACGCTGTCGGTCTACAACGTCAACAAGTTCTCCTACGAGACGGTCGTCCCCGAACTCCCCGAGGATATTCGGTCCCACGTCGAGGACGTCCGCGAGGAGTTCGAGGAGATGATGTCGGACCTCTCGTTCATGCCGAACTCGCCCACCCTGATGAACGCGGGTGACGAGCTCCAGCAGCTCTCTGCCTGTTTCGTCGACTCGCCGGGCGACGACATCACCGACATCCACCAGACCGCCAAGGAAGCCGCCGAGGTCTTCCAGTCGGGCGGCGGCATGGGCTACGCCTTCTGGAAGCTCCGCCCCTACGGCGACGCGGTGGGTAGCACCGGCGGCATCGCTTCGGGCCCCATCACGTTCATGCGGACCTACGACCAAATGTGCGAAACCATCGCGCAGGGCGGCGCCCGGCGCGGCGCCCAGATGGGCGTCATGCGAGTCTCCCACCCCGACGTCATCCAGTTCATCCACGCCAAGAACAAGGACGTCAGCCTCGCACACACCCTGAAGCTCAACGACCCCGACGACTACACCCACAACTCGTTCAAGGAGGCCCTCGAAGAGGCCCGCGAACTCATCGACGAGGAAGGTCGGGTTCCCAAGCACCTCCGGAACGCCGCCGAGGGCCACCTCTCGAACTTCAACATCTCCGTGGGCGTCACCGACGACTTCATGGACGCACTGAAGAACGGCGAGGAGTTCACCTTCACCAACCCCCGCACGGAGGAGCCCCACGTCGCCACCGAACACACCAAGGAGATGTACGAGATGTTCGGTCTCGGCGACCACGTCGAGGTCGGCGAGGAGCTGTCGATCCGGGCCGACCTCATCTGGGACCGAATCATCGAGGGCGCCTACGAGAACGGCGAACCCGGCGTCATCTACCTCGAGCGGGTCAACAAGGAACACTCCTTCGACGTCGAGGAGCACCCCGACCACCGCATCCTCGCGACCAACCCCTGCGGCGAGCAGCCCCTCGAGGAGTACGAGGCCTGCAACCTCGGGCACATCAACCTCTCGACGCTCGCGGCGACCGACGCGCCCGACTGGCGTGTCTGGTACGACGAGCACGGCGACGAGTACGACGACTTCGGCCAGGCCGTCGACGCCTTCCTCTCGGAGGCGATGGACTGGGGCGAGTTCGACCACCGCATCGAGTACGGCACTCGCTTCCTCGAGAACGTCGTCACGATGTCGGACTTCCCGGTCGAGAAGATCGAACAGAAGGTCCGGGAGATGCGCAAAATCGGCCTCGGCATCATGGGGCTGGCCCAACTGTACATCCAACTCGGCGTCGAGTACGGTAGCGAGGCCGGCAACGAGATCGCCGGTCAGCTGATGGAGTACATCAACCACGAGTCGAAGTGGGCCTCCCACGAACTCGCCGAGGAGCGCGGGTCGTTCGACGACTGGGAGGACAGCAAGTACGCCAACCCGACCGAGTACCGCGAGTGGTTCGAGAAGCAGACCGGCCTCAACGCCGACAAGTGGAAGGAGGGCTTCTCGGTCCGGAACCACAACACGACCACCATCGCGCCCACCGGCACCACCTCGATGGTCGGCAACACCACGGGCGGCTGCGAGCCCATCTACAACGTCGCCTACTACAAGAACGTCTCCGACGACGTCCAGGGCGACGAGATGCTCGTCGAGTTCGACGACTACTTCCTGCGCGTCCTGGAGGCCAACGACATCGACGTCGAGGAGGTCAAGCGCGAGGCCCAGGACCAGATGGCGAACAACGAGTTCGACGGCGTCGAGGGCCTGGAAACCGTCCCGGACGCCATCGGCGAACTATTCGTGGTCACGGCCGACCTCACCGGCAAGGAGCACGCCGCGGTCCAGTGCGCCTGCCAGCAGGGCGTCGACTCGGCCATCAGCAAGACCTGCAACTTCCCGAACGACGCCAGCAAGGAGGACATGGCCGAGGTCTACGAGTACATCTACGACAACGGCGGCAAGGGCGTCACCGTCTACCGCGACGGCACCCGGAGCAAGCAGGTGCTGACCACCCGCGCCGACAACAAGGACTTCGCCGACGAGGGCGAGGCCGCCGCCGCGCTGGTCGAGCAGATCGACGAGGTGTTCGGCGGCTTCGAGAGCTTCCTCGACAACGAGGAGGTCCGCGCGGCGTTCGACGCCGAGATAGAGAGCCTGCTCGCGGCCGCCGACGGCGAAACCGACCTCGGCAAGAAGCGCCCGCGGCCCGACGTGCTCCACGGCATCACCCAGCGCATCGACACCGGCTACGGCAAGCTCTACGTCAACATCAACGAGGACGACGCCGGCCGGCCGTTCGAACTGTTCGCGAACATCGGCAACTCCGGCGGCTTCACCGCGTCGTTCACCGAGGCGCTCGCCAAGACCATCTCGACGGCGCTGCGCTCGGGCGTCGACCCCGAGGAGATCGCCGACGAACTCCAGGGCATCCGGAGCCCGAAGGTCGCCTGGGACAAGGGCGAGCAGATCAACTCCATCCCGGACGCCATCGGCACCGCGATGCGCCGGTACCTCGACGGCGACGTGAACAAGGCCTACCCCCAGCAGCAGAACCTCACCGAAGTCGAGGAGGAGGTCGGGGAACCCGCGACCGACCCGAACCGCGAAACCGACGGCGGGAGCGCCGCAGCCGACGGCAAGGAGGCCGACCAGCAGGACATCATCGCCTCCGGCGAGAGCCCCGAGTGCCCGAGCTGCGGGTCGCTGTCGCTGTACTACTCCGAGGGTTGCAAGACCTGCGAATCGTGCGGCTGGTCCGAGTGCTGA
- a CDS encoding HVO_2523 family zinc finger protein codes for MGDETDGRRGDEDRGRTEASGRPCPLCEEPMYHRHCKYVCPQHGVVYDCSDTFY; via the coding sequence ATGGGCGACGAAACGGACGGTCGGCGCGGGGACGAGGACCGCGGCCGAACCGAGGCCAGCGGTCGGCCCTGTCCTCTCTGCGAAGAGCCGATGTACCACCGCCATTGCAAGTACGTCTGCCCGCAACACGGCGTGGTCTACGATTGCTCGGACACCTTCTACTGA
- a CDS encoding phosphoribosylanthranilate isomerase: MTRVKICGITSREDLQVAVDAGADAVGLLVDVPVETPREISPRRAADLAAEVPPFVSTVLVTMPGTPDRAAELVRAVNPDTVQVHGDLGPGDLAYLTASVEASVVKTVDATELDRARRYDDIADALLVDSVDDDGAGGTGRTHDWERTRARTADLDSPVVLAGGLVPENVAEAVEAVDPFAVDVASGVESTGGRKDADAVAAFVENAKRARRTPTP, from the coding sequence ATGACGCGGGTGAAGATCTGCGGCATCACGAGCCGCGAGGACTTGCAGGTCGCCGTCGACGCCGGCGCCGACGCGGTCGGCCTGCTCGTGGACGTGCCGGTCGAGACGCCGCGGGAGATCTCGCCCCGTCGGGCGGCCGACCTCGCGGCCGAGGTGCCGCCGTTCGTCTCGACGGTGCTAGTGACGATGCCGGGGACGCCCGACCGCGCGGCCGAACTGGTCCGCGCGGTCAACCCCGACACGGTTCAGGTTCACGGCGACCTCGGCCCCGGCGACCTCGCGTACCTCACCGCGAGCGTCGAGGCCAGCGTCGTCAAGACCGTCGACGCGACCGAACTCGACCGCGCCCGCCGTTACGACGACATCGCCGACGCCCTGCTGGTCGATTCGGTCGACGATGACGGCGCGGGCGGAACCGGCCGCACCCACGACTGGGAGCGGACTCGCGCCCGGACCGCCGACCTCGACTCGCCGGTCGTGCTTGCGGGGGGCCTCGTCCCCGAGAACGTCGCCGAGGCCGTCGAGGCGGTCGACCCCTTCGCCGTGGACGTCGCCAGCGGCGTCGAATCGACCGGCGGTCGCAAGGACGCCGACGCGGTCGCGGCCTTCGTCGAGAACGCGAAGCGCGCTCGCCGCACTCCGACGCCATGA
- a CDS encoding TVP38/TMEM64 family protein: MTDFVRRQVGGLALLAVVAAASLLASPDFLLGTVRAVADRPFVFGALLAGVYLVRPLLAWPTTLVAVVAGYGYGPTVGFPVALAGTTASALLPFLFARRFGSGTGPVARLAATGERFFAATGDLRGMVASRLAPAPSDPVSAAAGLSGVSTPAFVAGTALGEVPWTVAAVLAGSSLENLTVSGLDAVGWELIAAAGAVAVALLVGPAYRAMTAPERGG; this comes from the coding sequence ATGACCGACTTTGTGCGCCGGCAGGTCGGCGGACTCGCCCTGCTGGCGGTCGTGGCGGCGGCGAGCCTGCTGGCCTCGCCCGACTTCCTCCTCGGGACGGTTCGAGCGGTCGCCGACAGACCGTTCGTCTTCGGCGCGCTGCTCGCCGGAGTCTACCTCGTCCGACCCCTGCTGGCGTGGCCGACGACGCTCGTGGCCGTCGTGGCCGGATACGGCTACGGGCCGACGGTCGGCTTCCCGGTCGCGCTCGCCGGAACGACCGCGAGCGCGCTCCTGCCGTTCCTATTTGCGCGCCGGTTCGGGAGCGGTACCGGACCCGTCGCCCGCCTCGCGGCGACCGGCGAGCGATTCTTCGCGGCGACCGGCGACCTGCGGGGGATGGTCGCCTCGCGACTCGCCCCCGCGCCCTCCGACCCGGTGTCGGCCGCCGCGGGGCTCTCCGGCGTCTCGACGCCTGCGTTCGTCGCGGGCACCGCGCTGGGCGAGGTGCCCTGGACGGTCGCGGCCGTGCTGGCCGGGAGTTCGTTGGAGAACCTGACCGTCTCGGGGCTGGACGCGGTCGGGTGGGAGCTCATCGCGGCCGCGGGCGCGGTGGCCGTCGCGTTGCTCGTCGGCCCCGCCTACCGGGCGATGACCGCGCCCGAGCGAGGCGGGTAG
- a CDS encoding aryl-sulfate sulfotransferase: MSRRVRRGFVLVVAGLVLVSVAFGVSWAVAPDANRVSQAANPNNTSVLVGVQGPGPNGNVTALDGYGNVQWSIGNIISYQSVERLDNGSVLASFAAGDYQNCGPYESPCKRTGIRIIDPNPQPRVVYQWSYAVRTREDSEVHDAEMLPSGNVLVADMEYESIFVLNPKTRERVWTWNASQHYDAPADPTKHDWLHLNDVDRIGEGRYLVSIRNKNQLLIVERGKGVTEVINENSDPGVLDKQHNPHWLGEGAVLVADSENHRIVELHENESTGKWEVSWAVSKVGGLHFDWPRDADRLPNGHTFVTDSRNNRVVEITRNGSVVASYTVPSLPYEADRLPYGESASGNVAAYANPRSTASAPLGGQVPVLSTLLAGARHVVALPFWVSEIHVAAVGVAALLWLWGGFLLVQEGVQRASGGPGVAGER; this comes from the coding sequence ATGAGCCGACGGGTTCGACGTGGATTCGTGCTCGTCGTCGCGGGACTGGTCCTCGTCTCGGTCGCCTTCGGCGTGAGTTGGGCGGTCGCGCCCGACGCCAACAGGGTTTCGCAGGCGGCGAATCCGAACAACACGAGCGTGCTGGTCGGCGTCCAGGGGCCGGGACCTAACGGGAACGTGACCGCGCTCGACGGGTACGGGAACGTCCAGTGGAGCATCGGTAACATCATCAGCTACCAGAGCGTCGAGCGCCTCGACAACGGCTCGGTGCTCGCGTCGTTCGCCGCGGGCGACTACCAGAACTGCGGGCCGTACGAGTCGCCGTGCAAGCGCACCGGCATCCGAATCATCGACCCCAATCCACAACCCCGCGTGGTCTACCAGTGGAGCTACGCGGTCCGGACCCGCGAGGACAGCGAGGTACACGACGCCGAGATGCTCCCGTCGGGTAACGTGCTCGTGGCCGACATGGAGTACGAGAGCATCTTCGTGCTGAACCCGAAGACCCGCGAGCGCGTCTGGACGTGGAACGCGAGCCAGCACTACGACGCCCCGGCCGACCCGACCAAGCACGACTGGCTCCACCTGAACGACGTCGACCGCATCGGCGAGGGGCGCTACCTCGTCTCGATTCGCAACAAGAACCAGCTCCTGATCGTCGAACGCGGCAAGGGCGTGACCGAGGTCATCAACGAGAACAGCGACCCGGGCGTCCTCGACAAGCAACACAACCCCCACTGGCTCGGCGAGGGCGCGGTGCTAGTCGCCGACTCCGAGAACCACCGCATCGTCGAACTCCACGAGAACGAATCGACCGGAAAGTGGGAAGTGTCGTGGGCCGTCTCGAAGGTCGGCGGCCTCCACTTCGACTGGCCGCGGGACGCCGACCGCCTGCCGAACGGTCACACCTTCGTCACCGACAGCCGGAACAACCGCGTGGTCGAGATTACCCGCAACGGGAGCGTCGTGGCGAGCTACACCGTTCCCTCGCTCCCCTACGAGGCCGACCGGCTCCCGTACGGCGAGAGCGCCAGCGGGAACGTCGCCGCGTACGCGAACCCCCGGTCGACCGCCTCCGCCCCGCTCGGCGGCCAGGTCCCGGTGCTCTCGACGCTCCTCGCCGGCGCTCGCCACGTCGTCGCGCTCCCGTTCTGGGTGTCCGAGATCCACGTCGCGGCCGTCGGCGTCGCGGCCCTGCTGTGGCTCTGGGGCGGGTTCCTGCTCGTGCAGGAGGGCGTCCAGCGAGCGTCCGGCGGTCCGGGCGTCGCGGGGGAACGATAA
- a CDS encoding PGF-CTERM sorting domain-containing protein has translation MRSATPITVAMVVLTVSLAPLAAAGGAADQATVQCQTTMDEMAGETTTMDEMAGETTTMDEMAGETTTMDGMGNETMGNETMMANETTMSESMNNESMANGSMSGTTTHSMNESMSNESMGNETMMGTETTMDDGMATTTACPDGGMSDGSTTDGMSDGTTEMMDDATSEAAMADETTDGEGGASAFAPGFGVGAAVVALLGAVLVVRRRS, from the coding sequence ATGCGCTCAGCAACTCCGATTACGGTCGCGATGGTCGTGTTGACGGTCAGTCTCGCACCGCTCGCCGCGGCGGGCGGCGCGGCGGACCAGGCGACCGTCCAATGCCAGACGACGATGGACGAGATGGCCGGCGAGACGACCACGATGGACGAGATGGCCGGCGAGACGACCACGATGGACGAGATGGCCGGCGAGACGACCACGATGGACGGGATGGGGAACGAGACGATGGGCAACGAGACGATGATGGCCAACGAGACCACGATGAGCGAGTCGATGAACAACGAGTCGATGGCCAACGGGTCGATGAGCGGAACGACCACCCATTCGATGAACGAGTCCATGAGCAACGAGTCGATGGGCAACGAGACGATGATGGGGACCGAAACCACGATGGACGACGGGATGGCCACGACCACTGCGTGCCCGGACGGCGGGATGTCCGACGGGTCGACCACCGACGGGATGTCGGACGGGACGACCGAGATGATGGACGACGCCACGAGCGAGGCCGCGATGGCCGACGAGACGACCGACGGTGAGGGCGGCGCGAGCGCGTTCGCGCCCGGATTCGGCGTCGGCGCCGCGGTGGTCGCGCTACTGGGGGCCGTCCTGGTGGTCCGACGGAGGTCGTGA